Proteins encoded in a region of the Zea mays cultivar B73 chromosome 2, Zm-B73-REFERENCE-NAM-5.0, whole genome shotgun sequence genome:
- the LOC103648149 gene encoding SKP1-like protein 1 produces the protein MAEKKMLTLRSSDFEEFEVEEAVMMKSEIIRFMIEDDCADNVIPLPNVNSKTLALVIEYCNKHVHATTSASSARGGGEVDLKKWDAEFVKVAPATLFDLIMAANYLDIKGLQGLTCRAVVDMIQGKSPEEIRKTFNIKNDLTKEEEEAIRSENSWAFDPLPVRSSGPRWLLLALISIASLLVCSYLLI, from the coding sequence ATGGCTGAGAAGAAGATGCTTACGCTGAGGAGCTCCGACTTCGAGGAGTTTGAGGTGGAGGAGGCGGTGATGATGAAGTCAGAGATCATTCGCTTCATGATCGAGGACGACTGCGCCGACAACGTCATCCCGCTCCCCAACGTGAATTCCAAAACTCTCGCCCTGGTCATTGAGTACTGCAACAAGCACGTCCACGCCACCACCAGCGCCTCATCAGCTCGGGGCGGCGGCGAGGTCGACCTCAAGAAGTGGGACGCGGAGTTCGTCAAGGTCGCGCCGGCGACGCTCTTCGACCTCATCATGGCTGCCAACTATCTCGACATCAAGGGGTTGCAGGGCCTGACCTGTCGGGCGGTGGTCGACATGATCCAGGGCAAGTCACCGGAGGAGATCCGCAAGACCTTCAACATCAAGAACGACTTAACcaaagaggaggaggaggcgatCCGTAGCGAGAACTCCTGGGCCTTCGACCCGCTCCCCGTCCGTAGTAGTGGACCGCGGTGGTTACTGTTAGCTTTGATCTCGATTGCTAGTTTGCTCGTCTGCAGTTATCTTCTGATCTGA